CAGCTCATGCTGGCAGCAAGGCACCGACAGAATAACCGAAGCACCCCAACGGACCGCTTTTTCCAGCGCAGCATCTGTTGCTGTATCACATGCATGCAGCGTGACCACCATATCCACCTGCTCCAGCTCGTCATATTCCGCAATGTCACCGACAAGAAACTGCAACTGGGTGTAGTTCAGTTTTTTCGCCAGCATACTGCAGTGTTCGATGACATCCGCCTTGAGATCCAATCCGACAATATTCAGCTTTCTGTGCGCGGTTACCGCCAAATAGTGATATAAAGCGAAGGTCAGATAGGATTTGCCGCAGCCAAAATCAACGATCGTCAGTGGACGGTCCTCCGGCAGGTGGGGAAGCACGTCCTCAACCATCTCCAAAAACCGGTTGATCTGTTTGAACTTATCGTACCGGCGAGCAAATACTTTGCCGTCCTCACTCATGATGCCGAGCTCCACCAGAAACGGAACGGGCTCTCCCTCTTCAAGGATGTACGTCTTTTTCCGGTTATGAGACAAATCCGTCTTGGTCTTGGAGGCGGATTTGGTCAGAATCGAAACCTTGTATTTCTTCGAGATCAGTACCTGATAATCTGCTTCCGGCGTATACATCATCGCTTGCCGGAATACATTCTCAAACATGTCAACCAGCACCGCCTCCGCCTCATCCGCTGGCACGTTCTGATGGGTGACTTTGGTTCCGGAATAATAGGCGAACTGGTAGTGCAGCTTATTCTTGAGCTCTACAGGCTTAACCGTTACTTTGCTGTAAGTCATGCCTTCCCGCTTGCGAAGCTGGCTTAGCGTAGCCGTGATCAACGAGCCTTCTTCCATGATGTTATGAATCAATTTTCTTAATGCATCCAAAAGGCACATCTCGCTTTCTTTATGTGATAGACAGGTTAATCCCGCTTAGGTAAACGACTTGTCACCGTTTACCGCTGTATGTGGAAAACGACGGTTAAGCTCATCCATTCCTTCGTGGACTTCCTCCAGCGGAAGCCCGCCCTTCGCCAAATCCTCGGGCAGCTTCAGCTGCAATCTTTGATAGAACTGTACGGCTTCACTATATTCCATCTTGCCGTTATCCAGCAGTTGGTAAAGGGTGTTCTCCGCTTCCGCGTACATCCCCTGCTGCTCCGTATATGCATAGTAATCCCGCATCGCCGTCTCAGGCAATGCGTATGACCTTAAACGTTCTCTCACCATACCGATCCGTTCCGTCAACCCGATCAGTTTGAGATCCGCTCCTTGCAGGGCTGACTTCAAATATAGCTGAAAAACCTTGGTATAGAGCATAACAGCCTCTTCTTCACGCTCCAGGTCAAGCAGCAGGGATGCTTCCTCTTCCATAAGCCTGACGGCGCTTTGCAGCTTGTCCGCTTCCAAATAACCATGAATCCGAAATAACTGTTCAATATCGGCAGCGGACAATGAGCGAAGCAGATCCGAATTCAACCGGAACTGCCGTTTGAAGAGCTCATCCAGCTCCCATAGGGCTTCTGTGTGCTTGCGCTCCTGCTTCAGCGAAAACACCTTGGCAATCATCTGTGTCATATCCTCAATTAGCCGCACGAGATAATCCCTGCGAAACATTCGCCCACCCCCAACCTGCATCCATGACAAATGCAGTGTATTCTGATCTTGCCGGGTCCAGATCCCAACCGGATCACGATTAAATTGTAGGCTATCCGGGGCCAGAATTCCAGTAGCCGGCCCTCCCCCCCATTCTCGGCTCTATTTCAACGGCCGGACAAGCAAACGACGGAGAGTACGCTGGGCACAAAAATAAAACGGATATCCCGCAAGGGGGTATCCGTTCATTATAAACTATCGAAAGACTCTCATGCGTTTATTCATGCTCAAGCCGTCCCAAGAAAGAAGTGATGACTTCGCCGAGCTTCTCCGGCGTCTCCATCATACTCATATGTCCTGCGCCCTCGATTATGATTGGGGTCACGTTGTCATGATCTGTCGTAAAGGTACGCTCTGCCGGAATCAATCCGTCTTTCTCCCCGGCTACCAGCAGAATAGGCAGAATGGACGCCGAGAGCACATCGCGTCGGTCCGGACGCTCACGCATCGCCAGCGCCGCTCCGATCGCTCCCTGAGGTGGCGTTAGATAACCTATCTCCTTCGCGCGCTGAATACATTCCGGCTTGGTATCCTTCGTATCCGGAGCGAATAAGCCGGGCACCAATCCGTCAACAAAAGCCGTAATGCCCTCCCCTTGGATGGTGCTGACCGCCTTCACCCGCTTCTCCTTCGCTTCGTCCGAATCCGGGTAGCCTGTAGAATGAATCAGGCCGAAGGCGTTCAAACGAGAAGCGTAACGCTGGGCGAAGGAGAGCGTGATGTATCCTCCGAGGGAATGACCGAGTAATGTTGCCTTCGGGATGT
Above is a window of Paenibacillus sp. FSL K6-1330 DNA encoding:
- a CDS encoding SAM-dependent methyltransferase, which produces MCLLDALRKLIHNIMEEGSLITATLSQLRKREGMTYSKVTVKPVELKNKLHYQFAYYSGTKVTHQNVPADEAEAVLVDMFENVFRQAMMYTPEADYQVLISKKYKVSILTKSASKTKTDLSHNRKKTYILEEGEPVPFLVELGIMSEDGKVFARRYDKFKQINRFLEMVEDVLPHLPEDRPLTIVDFGCGKSYLTFALYHYLAVTAHRKLNIVGLDLKADVIEHCSMLAKKLNYTQLQFLVGDIAEYDELEQVDMVVTLHACDTATDAALEKAVRWGASVILSVPCCQHELFSQVQSPVMEPLLSHGILKERFSALATDAIRAKLLDLMGYKTQLLEFIDMEHTPKNILIRAVSGSAGDRDKLWQEYTAFRDFLSASPYLERACKDLLPET
- a CDS encoding DUF6483 family protein, whose translation is MFRRDYLVRLIEDMTQMIAKVFSLKQERKHTEALWELDELFKRQFRLNSDLLRSLSAADIEQLFRIHGYLEADKLQSAVRLMEEEASLLLDLEREEEAVMLYTKVFQLYLKSALQGADLKLIGLTERIGMVRERLRSYALPETAMRDYYAYTEQQGMYAEAENTLYQLLDNGKMEYSEAVQFYQRLQLKLPEDLAKGGLPLEEVHEGMDELNRRFPHTAVNGDKSFT
- a CDS encoding alpha/beta hydrolase, which translates into the protein MEKVQCNGSTICYVDQGQGEPVILLHGFCGSSAYWEQVLPFLQGFRVIVPDLRGHGRSDAPMGSYTIEQMADDVLLLMDELDIPKATLLGHSLGGYITLSFAQRYASRLNAFGLIHSTGYPDSDEAKEKRVKAVSTIQGEGITAFVDGLVPGLFAPDTKDTKPECIQRAKEIGYLTPPQGAIGAALAMRERPDRRDVLSASILPILLVAGEKDGLIPAERTFTTDHDNVTPIIIEGAGHMSMMETPEKLGEVITSFLGRLEHE